One window from the genome of Saccharomyces mikatae IFO 1815 strain IFO1815 genome assembly, chromosome: 6 encodes:
- the UTP22 gene encoding rRNA-processing protein UTP22 (similar to Saccharomyces cerevisiae UTP22 (YGR090W); ancestral locus Anc_3.426), protein MATSVKRKASETSDQDIAKAHKKHAIQDSNSNNGLKEKEHSNQTINEHVLREQENDDEGDASPKNNEIATKSTTLHHAGRATATESHDIHIARETAELFKSNIFKLQIDELLEQVKLKEKHVLKVEKFLHKLYDILQEIPDWEEKTLAEVDCFFKNKMVSVPFVDPKPIPQSTNYKFNYMKPDVSLIGSFALKAGIYQPNGSSIDTLLTMPKELFEKKDFLNFRCLHKRSVYLAYLTHHLSISLKKDNLDSFLQLEYCYFDNDPLLPILRIFCSKPTNDSPSEYNFYKTRFSINLVIGFPYKAFEPKKLLPNRNCIRIAQESKELSLPATPLYNFSVLSSTTHENYLKYLYKTKKHTESFIEATILGRLWLQQRGFSSNMSHSGSLGGFGTFEFTILMATLLNGGGVNSNKILLHGFSSYQLFKGVIKYLATMDLCHDGHLQFHSNPENSSSTPASKYIKEGFQTPTLFDKSTKVNILTKMTVSSYQVLKEYAGETLRMLNNVVQDQFSNIFLTNTSRFDNLKYDLCYDVQLPLGKYNNLETSLAATFGAMERVKFITLENFLAHKITNIAKYALGDRIRFIQIEMVGQKSNFPITKRKVYSNTGGNHFNFDFVRLKLLVNPAECEKLVTKGPAHSETLSTEAAVFKNFWGIKSSLRRFKDGSITHCCVWSTSSSEPIVSSIIEFALQKHISKKAQVSNKTTKQLHNFLPLPNLPSSAKTSVLNLSSFFNLKKSFDDLYKIVFQMKLPLSVKSILPVGSAFRYTSLCQPVPFAYSDPDFLQDVILEFETSPKWPDEITSLEKAKTAFLLKIQENLSSNCPTYKSFFSRDESIPYNLEIVTLNILTPEGYGFKFRVLTERDEILYLRAIANARNELKPELEKTFLKFTAKYLASVRHTRNLENISHSYQFYSPVVRLFKRWLDTHLLLGHISDELAELLAIKPFVDPAPYFIPGSVENGFLKVLKFISQWNWKDDPLILDLVKPEDDIKDMLETSIGAGSDLDSNTIKKLSERLTLSQYKGIQMNFTNLRNSDPNGTHLQFFVASKNDPSGILYSSGIPLAIATRLTALAKVAVNLLQTHGLNQQTINLLFTPGLKDYDFVIDLRTPVGLKPSCGILSASEFKNITNDQAPSAFPEDLNELSEKMDPTYQLVKYLNLKYKNSLILSSRKYIGVNGGEKGDRNVITGLIRPLFKETHKFKVNLDCNIKPVDEDNVVLNKEAIFHEIAAFGNDMVTKFEID, encoded by the coding sequence ATGGCTACAAGTGTTAAAAGAAAGGCATCTGAGACTTCTGACCAGGATATTGCTAAAGCGCACAAGAAACATGCTATCCAGGACAGCAATAGCAACAATGGActtaaagaaaaggaacaCAGTAATCAAACCATCAACGAGCACGTACTGCGTgagcaagaaaatgatgacgaaGGTGATGCTTCACCAAAAAACAACGAAATAGCTACAAAAAGTACTACCTTACATCACGCTGGAAGGGCAACTGCAACTGAGTCCCATGATATTCACATAGCTAGGGAGACCGCTGAGTTATTTAAatctaatattttcaagttaCAAATTGATGAGTTACTGGAGCAAGTGAAATTAAAGGAAAAGCATGTCCTGAAAGTGGAGAAATTTTTACACAAGTTATATGATATTCTTCAAGAGATTCCTGATTGGGAGGAAAAGACATTGGCCGAAGTAGActgcttcttcaaaaacaagATGGTTTCCGTTCCGTTTGTTGACCCCAAACCTATACCTCAAAGTACTAATTATAAATTCAATTACATGAAACCTGACGTCTCCTTAATTGGCTCCTTTGCTCTTAAAGCCGGAATTTATCAACCCAACGGTTCTTCAATTGATACTTTGCTAACTATGCCAAAAGAGttgtttgaaaagaaagattttttgaatttcagaTGTTTACACAAGAGAAGCGTTTATTTAGCATACTTAACTCATCATCTGTCAATATCGTTGAAGAAGGATAACTTAGATTCATTTTTGCAGCTCGagtattgttattttgaCAATGACCCACTTTTGCCAATTTTAAGAATCTTTTGTTCCAAACCAACAAACGATTCTCCATCTGAGTATAATTTTTACAAGACAAGATTTTCTATCAATTTGGTTATTGGTTTCCCGTACAAAGCTTTTGAGCCGAAAAAACTGTTACCTAATAGAAACTGTATTAGAATAGCACAAGAAAGCAAAGAATTATCTTTACCAGCTACTCCTCTTTACAATTTTTCAGTATTATCTTCAACAACTCATGAAAACTATCTGAAATATTTATACAAGACGAAGAAACATACAGAATCTTTCATCGAAGCTACTATATTAGGTAGATTATGGTTACAGCAACGTGGGTTTTCATCTAATATGTCTCATTCTGGTTCATTAGGAGGATTCGGAACTTTCGAGTTTACTATCCTAATGGCAACATTATTGAATGGTGGTGGTGTCAATAGCAAcaaaattcttcttcacgGATTTTCATCTTACCAATTGTTTAAGGGTGTAATAAAATACTTGGCTACAATGGACTTATGTCACGACGGTCATTTACAATTTCATTCTAACCCAGAGAATTCTTCTAGTACACCAGCTTCTAAGTATATTAAGGAAGGTTTTCAAACTCCAACCTTATTTGATAAATCTACCAAGGTTAATATTCTTACTAAAATGACTGTTTCCTCTTATcaagttttgaaagaatacGCTGGCGAAACATTAAGAATGTTAAACAATGTTGTTCAAGACCAATTCTCAAATATCTTCCTAACCAATACCAGCCGTTTTGATAACTTGAAATATGATTTGTGTTATGATGTACAGTTACCTCTAGGAAAGTACAATAATTTGGAAACTTCTTTGGCTGCGACATTTGGTGCAATGGAAAGAGTCAAGTTTATTACTTTGGAGAACTTTCTTGCACACAAGATAACAAACATTGCAAAATACGCATTGGGGGACAGAATCAGATTTATCCAAATCGAGATGGTTGGCCAAAAATCTAATTTTCCCATCACCAAAAGGAAAGTGTATTCAAACACAGGAGGAAACCATTTTAACTTTGATTTCGTAAGATTGAAGTTATTAGTTAATCCTGCTGAATGTGAGAAATTGGTCACTAAAGGCCCTGCTCACTCCGAAACTTTGTCTACTGAAGCCGCTGTCTTTAAGAATTTCTGGGGAATCAAATCCTCTTTAAGAAGATTCAAGGATGGTTCTATTACTCATTGTTGCGTTTGGTCCacatcttcatcagaaCCCATTGTTTCCTCAATTATTGAATTTGCATTGCAGAAgcatatttcaaaaaaggcACAAGTATCGAACAAAACCACCAAACAGCTTCATAATTTCTTACCGCTACCAAACTTACCTTCCAGTGCCAAAACATCTGTTTTGAACTTAAGCAGCTTTTTcaacttgaagaaatccTTTGACGATCTTTACAAAATAGTTTTCCAAATGAAATTACCGCTCTCTGTAAAATCAATCTTACCAGTTGGCTCCGCATTTAGATACACTTCCTTATGCCAACCAGTTCCATTCGCATACTCAGATCCTGATTTCCTTCAAGACGTCATTTTGGAATTTGAAACCTCACCTAAATGGCCCGATGAAATCActtctttggaaaaggcTAAGACAGCTTTCCTACTAaagattcaagaaaacttaAGCAGCAATTGCCCAACGTATAAGTCGTTTTTCAGCAGAGATGAATCCATTCCGTATAATTTAGAAATTGTAACTTTGAACATCTTGACACCAGAAGGCTATGGATTCAAATTCAGGGTTTTAACTGAAAGAGATGAAATCCTTTATTTGAGAGCTATAGCGAATGCTAGGAATGAGCTAAAGCCAGAATTAGAGAAGACTTTCCTAAAGTTTACAGCAAAATACCTGGCTTCCGTAAGACATACACGTAATTTGGAGAATATATCCCACTCGTATCAATTCTACTCTCCTGTAGTAAgattattcaaaagatgGTTAGACACTCATCTGTTGCTGGGTCATATATCTGATGAGCTGGCCGAGTTACTTGCCATCAAACCTTTTGTTGATCCAGCACCGTATTTCATTCCTGGTTCTGTTGAAAATGGTTTCTTAAAAGTGCTAAAGTTCATAAGTCAGTGGAACTGGAAAGATGATCCATTGATTTTAGACCTAGTTAAACCAGAAGATGATATAAAGGATATGCTTGAGACTAGTATTGGTGCTGGCTCAGATTTGGATTCCAACACGATAAAGAAACTTTCCGAAAGGCTAACCTTATCACAGTATAAGGGCATTCAAATGAACTTCACTAATTTGAGAAACAGCGATCCAAACGGTACTCATCTACAGTTCTTTGTTGCCTCTAAAAACGATCCAAGTGGTATTTTATATTCATCTGGTATCCCACTTGCCATTGCCACAAGGCTAACAGCACTAGCTAAAGTAGCCGTGAATCTATTACAGACACACGGGTTAAATCAGCAAACCATCAATTTATTATTCACACCTGGATTAAAAGACTACGATTTTGTCATTGACTTGAGGACACCGGTAGGTTTAAAACCCTCTTGTGGTATTCTTTCGGCTTCAGAgttcaaaaatatcactAATGATCAAGCTCCATCTGCATTTCCGGAGGATTTGAATGAATTaagtgaaaaaatggaTCCAACATATCAATTGGTGAAgtatttgaatttgaagtaTAAAAACAGTTTGATTTTATCGAGTCGTAAGTATATAGGTGTAAATGGTGGGGAAAAAGGTGATAGAAACGTTATCACGGGGTTGATAAGACCGCTGTTCAAAGAAACCCACAAATTTAAAGTGAACTTAGATTGCAACATTAAACCTGTAGATGAAGATAATGTTGttttaaataaagaagCCATATTCCACGAGATTGCCGCATTCGGGAACGATATGGTGACAAAGTTTGAAATAGATTAA
- the PRP31 gene encoding U4/U6-U5 snRNP complex subunit PRP31 (similar to Saccharomyces cerevisiae PRP31 (YGR091W); ancestral locus Anc_3.429) — protein MSSEEDYFDDLDCDLADEINEEKQNIRAQKVTIVSDQPEQYNPFEILPKIINLFKKLTYQSTDGLSLSEISYILPKIADMKRIIQEEKLDFIKLLPSLNEIIPLIKKSIKLLHNFLILLYKERFPELSTLIPSPLQYSKVIILLEGEDWQKSEIDKLFPQLENIAHLSKEQVLVLTMSMRTSFKSKEPLNFQTRTQILETNTILENLWQIQADLEQYIASKISLIAPNMCFLVGSEVTAQLLAYAGGVLEFSRIPSCNIASIGKNKHLSHELHTLESGVRQEGYLFTTDLIQSFPVAIHKQMLRMLCAKVTLAARVDAGQRYDDKNTVLAQKWKAELLEKAKKLSEAPNIVDTKALPIPEDQPKKKRAGRKFRKYKEKFKLSHARQLQNRMEFGKQEQTILDSYGEEIGLGMSHSSLQKAVGAASDSRRSAGNQAKLTKVMKHRISEANQQADEYLMSLGDAEPSNIFLGVGQEHKKQRTKP, from the coding sequence ATGAGCTCTGAAGAGGACTATTTTGATGACCTCGATTGTGACCTTGCCGATGAGATCAATGAGGAAAAACAGAATATACGAGCCCAAAAGGTTACTATAGTCAGTGATCAACCGGAACAATATAATCCATTCGAAATTTTACCTAAAATCATAAACTTATTTAAGAAATTGACATACCAAAGTACTGACGGGTTGTCTCTCTCAGAGATATCGTATATTTTACCAAAAATTGCCGATATGAAGAGAATTATACAAGAAGAGAAACTCGATTTCATTAAGTTACTGCCATCTTTAAACGAAATCATTCctcttatcaaaaaaagcattAAATTGTTGCacaattttttaattttattataCAAGGAACGTTTTCCAGAACTATCAACACTGATACCGTCACCATTGCAATACTCAAAAGTAATAATCTTACTGGAAGGTGAAGATTGGCAAAAGAGTGAAATTGATAAGCTATTTCCACAATTAGAAAATATTGCACATTTGTCCAAAGAGCAGGTTCTCGTTTTAACAATGTCGATGAGGACATCCTTCAAGAGCAAAGAACCGCTGAACTTCCAAACCAGGACGCAAATTTTAGAAACAAATACTATATTAGAGAATTTATGGCAAATACAGGCAGATTTAGAACAGTATATAGCCTCAAAAATATCACTAATTGCCCCTAATATGTGTTTTTTAGTAGGCTCAGAAGTAACGGCTCAACTATTAGCATATGCTGGAGGTGTTTTAGAATTTAGCCGGATTCCAAGTTGCAATATTGCATCTATCGGGAAGAATAAACACCTTTCGCATGAATTACACACCCTAGAGAGTGGAGTACGACAAGAAGGATATTTATTCACTACTGATCTTATTCAAAGTTTTCCAGTTGCTATTCATAAACAAATGTTACGGATGCTTTGCGCTAAAGTAACACTTGCTGCCAGGGTTGATGCAGGTCAGCGAtatgatgataaaaatacagTTCTAGctcaaaaatggaaagcTGAACTATTGGAAAAAGCTAAAAAACTGTCAGAGGCTCCGAACATCGTTGACACGAAAGCTTTACCTATTCCGGAGGATCAacctaaaaagaaaagagctGGTAGGAAATTTAGAAagtataaagaaaaattcaagctATCTCATGCTAGACAACTACAAAATAGAATGGAATTTGGTAAGCAAGAACAAACTATTCTTGATTCATATGGCGAGGAGATTGGTCTAGGTATGTCTCATTCATCCTTACAGAAAGCCGTCGGAGCAGCTTCAGATTCTAGAAGATCTGCCGGTAATCAAGCTAAGTTAACAAAGGTAATGAAGCATAGAATTTCCGAAGCTAACCAGCAAGCTGATGAATACCTTATGTCGTTAGGTGATGCAGAACCTTCCAATATATTCCTAGGGGTCGGACAAGAGCACAAGAAACAGCGTACTAAACCATAA
- the DBF2 gene encoding serine/threonine-protein kinase DBF2 (similar to Saccharomyces cerevisiae DBF2 (YGR092W) and DBF20 (YPR111W); ancestral locus Anc_3.430), producing MLSKSEKNVDLLAGNMSNLSFDGHETPRTSGLFNSNQNYTKRRMRPTGINDSPSPVKSSIYSYEDNSNMEIDETSQPDMDVTNSPKKLPPKFYERAASNKTQRVVSVCKMYFLEYYCDMFDYVISRRQRTKQVLDYLQQQNQLQNSDQTKLNEEWSSYLQREHQVLRKRRLKPKNRDFEMITQVGQGGYGQVYLARKKDTKEVCALKILNKKLLFKLNETKHVLTERDILTTTRSEWLVKLLYAFQDLQSLYLAMEFVPGGDFRTLLINTRCLKSGHARFYISEMFCAVNALHDLGYTHRDLKPENFLIDAKGHIKLTDFGLAAGTISNERIESMKIRLEKIKDLEFPAFTEKSIEDRRKMYNQLREKEVNYANSMVGSPDYMALEVLEGKKYDFTVDYWSLGCMLFESLVGYTPFSGSSTNETYDNLRRWKQTLRRPRQSDGRAAFSDRTWDLITRLIADPINRLRSFEHVKRMQYFADINFSTLRSMIPPFTPQLDSETDAGYFDDFTSEADMAKYADVFKRQDKLTAMVDDSAVSSKLVGFTFRHRNGKQGSSGILFNGLEHSDPFSTFY from the coding sequence ATGCtatcaaaatcagaaaagaatgtcGACCTCTTGGCAGGAAACATGAGTAATTTGAGTTTTGATGGACACGAAACGCCTAGAACCTCTGGACTATTTAATTCTAACCAAAACTATACGAAGAGGAGGATGAGGCCCACTGGTATTAATGATTCGCCTTCTCCAGTGAAATCATCcatttattcatatgaAGATAACTCTAACATGGAGATCGATGAAACATCTCAGCCTGATATGGATGTCACAAACTCTCCAAAAAAACTTCCTCCAAAATTCTACGAAAGAGCCGCCTCAAATAAAACGCAAAGAGTTGTTAGTGTTTGCAAAATGTACTTTCTAGAATATTATTGTGATATGTTTGACTATGTAATTAGTAGAAGACAGCGTACCAAACAAGTGCTGGATTATTTGCAACAGCAAAACCAACTTCAAAATTCGGATCAGACAAAGCTAAATGAGGAATGGTCCTCATACTTACAAAGGGAGCATCAAGTtcttagaaaaagaagattgaaaccaaaaaatagGGATTTTGAAATGATCACACAAGTCGGTCAAGGTGGTTATGGGCAAGTTTATTTAGCTAGAAAGAAAGATACAAAAGAAGTGTGTGCCttaaagattttgaataaaaaattattgTTCAAACTCAACGAGACAAAACACGTTTTAACTGAAAGAGACATTTTGACCACTACAAGATCTGAATGGTTAGTAAAACTCCTATATGCATTCCAAGACTTACAAAGTTTATATCTCGCCATGGAGTTTGTACCAGGGGGTGATTTTCGTACATTATTAATAAATACTAGGTGTTTGAAGAGCGGTCATGCCAGATTTTATATTAGCGAAATGTTTTGTGCTGTGAACGCGTTGCATGATCTAGGTTATACACATAGGGATTTAAAACCAGAGAACTTTTTAATTGACGCCAAGGGGCATATAAAATTAACAGATTTTGGTTTAGCTGCTGGAACGATTTCTAATGAAAGAATCGAAAGTATGAAAATAAGGttagaaaaaatcaaggaTCTAGAATTTCCAGCTTTTACAGAAAAATCTATAGAAGACAGAAGGAAAATGTATAACCAACTGAGGGAAAAGGAAGTTAACTATGCCAATTCAATGGTTGGATCTCCGGATTACATGGCACTAGAAGTTTTAGAAGGAAAGAAGTACGACTTTACCGTGGACTATTGGTCGTTAGGTTGCATGCTGTTCGAAAGTCTGGTTGGTTATACACCGTTTAGCGGATCATCGACCAACGAGACGTACGACAACTTAAGACGCTGGAAACAAACTTTAAGAAGGCCGAGACAATCAGATGGGAGGGCAGCATTTTCTGACAGAACTTGGGATTTAATAACCAGATTGATTGCTGATCCAATCAATCGATTGAGATCTTTTGAACACGTTAAACGTATGCAGTACTTTGCAGATATAAACTTCAGTACTTTGAGGTCAATGATTCCGCCTTTTACACCTCAACTAGATAGCGAAACTGACGCAGGttattttgatgatttcaCTAGTGAAGCTGACATGGCCAAATATGCTGATGTCTTCAAGAGACAAGACAAATTAACTGCTATGGTGGATGACTCGGCAGTATCCTCAAAGCTTGTTGGGTTTACTTTTAGGCATAGAAATGGTAAGCAAGGTTCCAGTGGAATCTTATTTAATGGATTAGAACACTCAGACCCATTCTCAACCTTCTATTAA
- the DRN1 gene encoding Drn1p (similar to Saccharomyces cerevisiae YGR093W; ancestral locus Anc_3.431), with the protein MTNAKILVAHISENDIDEAIRKVKRVNEKSGPFDLIVVPIQSFDEMVNLNTDDLPQLLLISSDKNSGSKSKKISENVTLLYNFGTYKLTNGITLSYLTYPREILQEQRKIVLNEFSKIDSEVDVLITKEWGLPISEKCTRLSGSEIIDELAKKLQARYHFAFSDEMSFYELEPFKWESGRLSRFLNIPKYGSGKKWAYAFNMSIEDNGKDESEPPNLIANPYISVITDSNKRPLETGTDNLIDASLQLSINGEKNKNKKIRTILPSSCHFCFSNPNLEDHMIISIGKLVYLTTAKGPLSVPKGDMDISGHCLIIPIEHIPKLDPSKNAELAQSILAYESSLVKMNYVKFDMCTIVFEIQSERSIHFHKQVIPIPKYLILKFFSALDRQVHFNNEKFTRNAKLEFQTYDSHSSKEYVDLINKQSVNYLQFTVYETPESHPKIHLATFNADETIDLQFGRRVLAFLLNLPRRVKWNSTTCLQTKQQESTETEKFQKAYKDYDISITES; encoded by the coding sequence atGACAAATGCAAAGATTTTAGTAGCCCATATAAGTGAAAATGATATCGATGAGGCCATCAGAAAAGTCAAGAGagttaatgaaaaatcgGGCCCATTTGACCTAATAGTGGTACCCATCCAGTCGTTTGATGAAATGGTGAATCTTAATACTGATGATTTACCTCAATTGCTGTTAATATCGTCAGATAAGAATAGTggttcaaaatcaaaaaaaataagtgAAAATGTTACTTTACTGTATAATTTTGGAACATACAAATTAACAAATGGTATTACTCTTTCATATCTAACTTACCCACGTGAAATACTCCAAgagcaaagaaaaattgtaCTGAATGAATTTAGTAAAATTGATAGTGAAGTGGATGTTCTCATCACAAAGGAATGGGGCCTACCCATTTCCGAGAAATGTACGAGGCTCTCTGGAAGTGAAATTATCGATGAGCTAGCAAAAAAACTGCAAGCTAGGTACCATTTTGCCTTCTCTGATGAAATGAGCTTTTATGAATTGGAGCCCTTCAAGTGGGAAAGCGGCCGTTTGTCGAGGTTTCTCAACATCCCAAAATATGGGTCTGGGAAGAAATGGGCCTATGCATTTAACATGTCAATAGAAGACAACGGGAAAGACGAATCTGAACCGCCTAATCTGATAGCTAACCCCTATATAAGTGTGATTACGGATAGTAATAAAAGGCCGTTAGAAACAGGAACAGATAATTTGATTGATGCAAGCCTACAGTTATCTATTAAtggagaaaagaataagaacaagaaaattcgGACAATTTTACCATCCAGTTGTCATTTCTGCTTTTCAAATCCGAACCTTGAAGACCATATGATAATTTCAATCGGCAAACTAGTATATTTGACTACAGCCAAGGGACCTTTGAGTGTACCAAAGGGTGATATGGATATTTCGGGTCATTGTCTTATCATTCCTATCGAACATATTCCGAAATTGGATCCAAGCAAGAATGCAGAGCTAGCACAGAGTATCTTGGCCTACGAATCCAGCCTTGTGAAAATGAACTATGTAAAATTTGATATGTGCACAATTGTTTTTGAGATACAGTCTGAACGTTCTATTCATTTTCACAAACAAGTTATTCCCATTCCCAAATATCTTATCTTGAAATTCTTCAGCGCCTTAGATAGACAGGTTCATTTCAATAACGAAAAATTCACTAGAAATGCTAAATTGGAGTTCCAAACTTACGATTCACACTCCTCCAAAGAATATGTGGATTTAATCAACAAACAATCTGTAAATTATTTACAATTTACCGTTTATGAAACACCCGAATCACATCCAAAAATACACTTGGCCACATTCAATGCCGATGAGACAATAGACTTACAATTTGGACGACGTGTCCTAGCTTTTTTGCTCAACTTACCACGTAGAGTAAAATGGAATTCTACTACTTGTTTACAAACcaaacaacaagaaagcacagaaacagaaaaatttcagaaagCCTACAAGGACTATGACATTTCGATCACAGAAAGCTAA